A section of the Pediococcus inopinatus genome encodes:
- a CDS encoding YoaK family protein: MRRHVYPAYQQLYFGAFLAAIAGGLDAYTYLEHGGVFAGLQTGNLILLGVSLSKGQFAKVGYYLIAIIAFGLGTIFIRHMQHFFKQNYLKRAYFVLIYEFVLMVLVAMISQNAPDVITVMLLAITAAAQLQEFRKLQDGPFTSLMMTGNIRTASENLYTGFVHHDVTAQQKAADTGIVIGSFAAGAFLSGIFVPWLGDAAILVPAVLVLGAVFYLAQHSKSAPKRTDEADEFKETEQPAPTRTSMHPQTPEDDPEKNSEPETRSRRRRYKS, encoded by the coding sequence TTGAGAAGACATGTTTATCCTGCCTATCAGCAATTATATTTTGGCGCTTTTTTGGCGGCTATTGCGGGCGGTTTGGATGCTTACACATATTTGGAACATGGTGGAGTTTTTGCGGGGTTGCAAACCGGAAACTTGATCTTGCTTGGTGTTAGTCTGAGCAAAGGCCAATTTGCGAAGGTTGGTTACTATCTGATTGCGATTATTGCGTTTGGACTAGGAACTATTTTTATTCGCCACATGCAGCACTTCTTTAAACAAAACTATTTAAAACGGGCGTATTTTGTATTGATTTATGAATTCGTTTTGATGGTATTGGTAGCAATGATTAGCCAAAACGCGCCTGATGTGATTACCGTGATGTTGTTGGCAATCACTGCTGCAGCGCAATTGCAGGAGTTTCGAAAGTTACAGGATGGTCCATTTACTTCTTTGATGATGACTGGCAACATTCGGACCGCTTCTGAAAATTTATATACCGGTTTTGTGCATCATGATGTCACAGCTCAGCAAAAAGCTGCGGACACGGGTATTGTGATTGGCAGCTTTGCGGCTGGCGCTTTCCTGTCAGGAATCTTTGTTCCTTGGTTAGGAGATGCGGCAATTTTGGTTCCCGCCGTTTTAGTTTTAGGAGCGGTGTTCTATTTGGCACAACATTCTAAATCTGCACCAAAACGAACGGATGAAGCAGACGAGTTTAAAGAAACCGAACAACCAGCGCCAACTCGGACTAGTATGCACCCTCAAACGCCTGAGGATGATCCGGAGAAAAATTCTGAACCGGAGACACGCAGTCGGCGCCGTCGATATAAATCTTAA
- the add gene encoding adenosine deaminase, with translation MATTVSREFIDNLPKAELHVHLEGTLEPELRLKLAQKNHIDIGTTSLENLKATYQYDTLASFLAVYYSAMAVLQTEDDFYDLAFTYLKKARQNNVRHVEMFFDPQAHTSRGISFETVINGLSKATKDAKEIGVDAQLVMCFLRDFSKESARKTLLAAEPYHEKILGIGLDSDEHNNPPLKFSTPFEKAVSSGYHITMHADVDQIDSIDHIKQALEVIGVERLDHGTNIVENPDLIKFACAHKIGLTSCPNSNKFLSQDMKNHEVKTLLDYNVKISINSDDPAYFGGFINDNYWAIAQTANLTQAQVVKLAKNSFDTAWISEKQKASYQNEIDSYVASTN, from the coding sequence ATGGCAACCACAGTTTCACGGGAGTTCATTGATAATTTACCAAAAGCAGAATTGCATGTTCACTTGGAAGGAACGCTGGAACCTGAGCTAAGACTCAAATTAGCTCAAAAGAACCACATTGACATTGGAACAACTTCCCTTGAGAACTTGAAAGCAACGTATCAATACGACACATTGGCCTCATTTCTCGCAGTTTACTATTCGGCAATGGCCGTGCTTCAAACGGAAGACGACTTTTATGATTTGGCATTTACCTATCTAAAAAAGGCCCGCCAAAACAACGTTCGCCACGTCGAAATGTTTTTTGATCCCCAGGCCCATACAAGCCGTGGCATCAGTTTTGAAACAGTCATCAATGGGTTATCGAAGGCCACCAAAGATGCTAAAGAAATTGGCGTGGACGCGCAACTGGTCATGTGTTTTCTGCGTGATTTTTCCAAAGAATCTGCGCGGAAAACATTGCTAGCTGCTGAACCGTATCATGAAAAAATATTAGGGATTGGGCTCGATTCGGATGAGCACAACAATCCGCCTCTAAAATTTTCAACGCCATTCGAAAAGGCCGTTTCCTCAGGTTATCACATTACAATGCACGCTGATGTGGATCAAATCGATTCCATTGACCATATCAAACAAGCTTTAGAAGTCATTGGTGTTGAGCGTTTAGATCATGGTACCAACATCGTTGAAAATCCAGATTTAATCAAGTTTGCTTGTGCACATAAGATTGGGTTAACCTCTTGTCCAAACTCAAATAAATTTTTAAGCCAAGATATGAAAAATCATGAGGTTAAAACTTTACTTGATTACAACGTAAAAATTAGCATTAATTCAGACGACCCCGCTTATTTTGGCGGCTTTATCAATGATAATTATTGGGCCATCGCCCAGACCGCAAATCTAACGCAAGCCCAAGTTGTCAAACTAGCAAAAAACTCATTTGACACAGCTTGGATTAGTGAAAAACAAAAAGCTAGTTACCAAAACGAAATTGATTCCTACGTGGCTAGCACTAATTAA
- the phnE gene encoding phosphonate ABC transporter, permease protein PhnE: MNVVPTRTFAQKHHLKTVAWLTLFVLLIIWTAQETGVDFVMFFANFGQFMVILEKMAAPAWSYTNIVIQPILETIQMALIGTTIGTLIAIPFSVLAARNIVKNKFLRGIIRFILNLVRTLPDLMLAALFVAIVGIGPVAGIFTLSVFSFGMISKLFYEAIETIDDGPLEALQAAGANKTQMVIFAVIPQVFNYFVSYFLYTFEINVRASTVLGYLGAGGIGEFLQRSLNQFAYDETAVIILAILVVVLIIDGISNTLRERLL, from the coding sequence ATGAATGTTGTCCCAACGCGAACTTTCGCCCAGAAACATCATTTAAAAACGGTTGCCTGGCTCACGTTGTTTGTGCTGTTAATTATTTGGACCGCCCAAGAAACAGGCGTTGATTTTGTGATGTTTTTCGCTAATTTTGGCCAGTTTATGGTAATCCTGGAAAAGATGGCGGCACCCGCTTGGTCATACACAAACATTGTGATTCAACCAATTTTGGAAACTATTCAAATGGCCTTAATTGGGACAACGATTGGAACACTGATCGCTATTCCGTTTTCCGTTTTAGCAGCCCGAAATATCGTTAAAAATAAGTTTCTTCGGGGAATTATCAGATTTATTCTAAATCTTGTGCGGACATTACCGGACTTAATGTTAGCGGCCTTGTTTGTGGCAATTGTTGGGATTGGCCCGGTTGCTGGTATTTTTACATTATCGGTATTTTCATTTGGAATGATTTCCAAACTTTTTTATGAAGCTATTGAAACGATTGACGATGGCCCGTTGGAAGCATTACAAGCCGCCGGAGCTAACAAAACTCAGATGGTTATCTTCGCGGTTATCCCTCAAGTTTTTAACTATTTCGTGAGTTACTTTCTTTACACGTTTGAAATTAATGTGCGGGCTTCTACAGTGCTAGGGTATCTTGGTGCCGGCGGGATTGGTGAATTCTTGCAGCGCTCATTAAATCAGTTCGCGTATGATGAAACGGCCGTAATCATTTTAGCAATTTTGGTTGTGGTCCTCATTATTGATGGCATCAGTAATACATTGAGGGAGCGATTACTATGA
- a CDS encoding phosphate/phosphite/phosphonate ABC transporter substrate-binding protein: MRVFKRLGTIVGTLSLIFLLGACGNSSKNAASKSYTPKKLTVQFVPSSNASTMEAKAKPLEKLLKKQLGIPVKVSVSTDYNTIVEAMGSKKVDVGFLPPDAYVLAHKEYNAKVLLQAERYSYTEPDDKVTNKLVKYYKAQILVKKGSGIKSIKDLKGKKIAVQDTTSSAGWIYPAVELYKHGINVEKDGIKTVVVKGHDQGVMAVYNGTADAAFVFQGARTLVQNDAKDVMSKVVPIYTTKGIPNDTITTRGDMSKKWQKKISKAFKTIAKTKKGHEIISSVYSHEGYVTAKDSDYNAIRTYDKTAKKLDK; encoded by the coding sequence ATGCGAGTTTTTAAGCGGTTGGGTACGATTGTAGGGACGTTATCATTGATTTTTTTATTAGGAGCATGTGGGAATAGTTCAAAGAATGCAGCAAGCAAATCCTATACGCCTAAAAAGTTGACGGTTCAGTTTGTACCGTCATCTAATGCAAGCACAATGGAAGCTAAAGCTAAACCATTGGAGAAATTGTTAAAGAAACAACTTGGTATTCCGGTTAAAGTTTCAGTTTCAACTGATTACAATACAATTGTCGAAGCGATGGGATCCAAGAAAGTTGATGTGGGTTTCTTACCACCCGATGCTTACGTATTGGCACACAAAGAATATAACGCAAAGGTTTTACTCCAAGCCGAACGTTACAGCTACACAGAACCGGACGACAAAGTCACCAATAAACTCGTGAAATACTACAAAGCACAAATTCTTGTTAAAAAAGGCAGTGGCATCAAATCAATTAAAGATTTGAAAGGTAAGAAGATTGCTGTTCAAGATACAACTTCTTCGGCCGGCTGGATTTATCCTGCTGTTGAACTCTATAAACATGGGATTAATGTAGAAAAAGATGGGATTAAAACTGTTGTGGTCAAAGGCCATGATCAAGGTGTTATGGCCGTTTACAATGGTACCGCAGATGCAGCCTTTGTCTTCCAAGGTGCACGAACATTAGTCCAAAATGATGCAAAAGATGTCATGAGCAAAGTTGTGCCAATTTACACAACTAAGGGAATTCCAAACGATACAATTACCACCCGTGGTGATATGAGCAAAAAATGGCAAAAGAAGATTTCAAAAGCCTTCAAGACCATTGCCAAGACCAAAAAAGGTCACGAAATTATTTCGTCCGTATATTCTCATGAAGGTTATGTAACAGCTAAAGATAGCGATTATAATGCGATCCGTACTTATGACAAAACGGCTAAAAAGTTAGATAAATAG
- the cas2 gene encoding CRISPR-associated endonuclease Cas2 produces MRLMVMFDLPVETSKDRRNYRKFRKALLNEGFLMIQYSIYVRVCVDKKSANLMEKRIATFSPPDGLIQTLMVTEKQYNSMNFITGEFKKDVRNSAERTIII; encoded by the coding sequence ATGCGATTAATGGTCATGTTTGATTTACCGGTTGAAACGAGTAAAGATCGTCGCAATTATCGGAAATTTAGAAAGGCATTGTTGAACGAAGGATTTTTGATGATTCAGTATTCAATTTACGTCCGCGTTTGTGTAGACAAGAAAAGCGCCAACTTAATGGAAAAGCGGATTGCCACTTTTTCACCACCTGATGGGCTGATTCAGACCTTAATGGTAACTGAAAAACAATACAATAGCATGAATTTTATTACTGGTGAATTTAAAAAAGATGTTCGAAATTCCGCAGAAAGGACAATTATTATATGA
- a CDS encoding LysR family transcriptional regulator: MTIDDLQDFVVLYQTRNVSDAAVELMMTQSALSKRIQAMENGLSAKLISTKNKRHLVITESGETFFRYAETILTQYQLLTNELAEYRELKKGTLHIGSVPVMSQYGLMEKTSRFMADYPQINIRLEELEGDELLDMLQTKQLDLGVLRNMQSQLLNKSQFQFIDIDKDELKVILPVTHPLAKQKRISMSDLHDVDVVSLNPGSGIYEQVGKLYQQAGFTPNIRFTTTHIETLLGIIEKSERVTFLFEKSAEPFMTAQFVSRSFETPIYNKLQLVYPQGELTQAGRRFVKYIVSGTKR, encoded by the coding sequence ATGACCATTGATGATTTGCAAGACTTTGTCGTTTTATATCAAACCCGGAATGTATCAGATGCGGCGGTAGAACTCATGATGACCCAATCTGCGCTATCTAAACGCATTCAGGCCATGGAAAATGGACTGTCTGCCAAACTAATTTCAACCAAAAATAAACGCCACCTGGTCATTACTGAAAGTGGCGAAACCTTTTTTCGATATGCGGAAACCATTTTGACACAATATCAATTGCTCACTAATGAACTGGCGGAATATCGCGAACTAAAAAAAGGAACGCTGCACATTGGCAGTGTTCCCGTGATGTCACAATATGGGCTAATGGAAAAAACAAGTCGGTTTATGGCTGATTATCCACAAATTAACATTCGCCTCGAAGAACTTGAAGGCGATGAACTTTTGGATATGCTGCAAACAAAACAGTTAGACCTTGGAGTTCTCCGGAATATGCAGTCCCAATTATTGAATAAATCGCAATTTCAATTTATCGATATCGACAAGGATGAACTCAAAGTGATTCTCCCAGTTACGCATCCCCTGGCCAAACAAAAAAGGATTTCGATGAGTGACTTGCACGATGTTGATGTGGTGTCGCTGAATCCGGGCTCTGGCATTTATGAACAGGTTGGTAAACTCTATCAGCAGGCGGGTTTTACACCTAACATTCGGTTCACGACGACTCATATTGAAACCCTATTGGGAATTATTGAAAAGTCGGAACGAGTAACATTCTTGTTTGAAAAATCGGCGGAACCGTTTATGACGGCGCAATTTGTGAGTCGTTCGTTCGAAACGCCAATTTATAATAAATTGCAGTTGGTGTATCCGCAGGGAGAATTGACCCAGGCGGGAAGAAGATTTGTGAAGTATATAGTGAGCGGAACAAAACGTTAA
- the cas1 gene encoding type II CRISPR-associated endonuclease Cas1 — translation MGWRTVVVTQHAKISYSGHCVVVQTQDGTNQIPVSDIQILLISTTRAVITSAVISELAKHQSKVIFTDNSGEPVTETMDYYPNNRDPQLLQIQFNWDKERKISLWTKIVIQKITNQIYVAESLKIETQDLKDELAKLEVDDVTNREAVVARKYFSLLFESESSRRDFSPVNAALNYGYAIILSAVNREIVTNGYLTQLGIHHHSQENNFNLGSDLMEPFRPIIDWWVKQKQFNEFTPDIKFGLVGLLDIEMKYNGENTILRNAISKHVTNCLKYLSGETDNIKIEVEISEVSNNAINGHV, via the coding sequence ATGGGATGGCGAACAGTGGTTGTGACTCAACATGCTAAGATTTCTTATTCCGGTCATTGTGTGGTTGTTCAAACACAAGACGGGACTAATCAAATTCCAGTTAGTGATATTCAAATATTGTTAATCAGCACGACAAGAGCGGTAATAACAAGTGCCGTAATTAGTGAACTAGCTAAACATCAAAGCAAAGTGATTTTTACGGATAACAGCGGTGAACCTGTAACAGAAACTATGGATTATTATCCAAATAATCGCGATCCACAATTACTACAGATACAGTTTAATTGGGATAAGGAACGAAAAATATCGTTATGGACAAAAATAGTTATACAGAAAATAACTAATCAGATATATGTAGCTGAATCTTTAAAAATTGAGACCCAAGATTTAAAAGATGAACTTGCTAAGTTGGAAGTGGATGACGTTACAAATCGTGAGGCAGTAGTGGCGCGCAAGTATTTTTCGCTGTTGTTTGAATCCGAGTCTTCGCGTCGAGATTTTAGTCCCGTAAATGCGGCTTTAAATTATGGTTATGCCATTATTCTGTCTGCTGTTAATCGTGAAATAGTAACTAATGGTTATTTAACGCAATTGGGAATTCATCACCATAGTCAAGAAAATAATTTTAATTTGGGATCAGATTTAATGGAACCCTTTCGACCAATTATTGATTGGTGGGTAAAACAAAAGCAATTTAATGAATTTACCCCTGATATTAAATTTGGTTTAGTAGGATTATTGGATATTGAAATGAAATACAACGGCGAGAATACAATATTAAGAAATGCGATCTCAAAGCATGTAACTAATTGTTTAAAGTATTTGAGTGGTGAGACAGACAATATCAAGATTGAGGTGGAAATAAGTGAGGTATCGAATAATGCGATTAATGGTCATGTTTGA
- the csn2 gene encoding type II-A CRISPR-associated protein Csn2: MNLTYYPFKPIIINTTKPTLLETCNQEVYTDLVSGLKGYTDSIKISDDEFKLVENEKAVKWIGDAFVEADLNKMFQSQLQKQIATKLDDETRMKLTEINNQLKSLIFDATFSLDLPLKVDSEFDPAKLVKYCDVGFVSALNRDPYGIIETVLKTASELKESKILVLTGVRNYLSVSQFNELVRLISTLDLNTLFIEFSEIDNHEEFDECRYYYVDQDFVDWRY; this comes from the coding sequence ATGAACCTAACGTATTATCCATTTAAACCGATTATTATCAATACAACCAAGCCAACCCTACTGGAGACGTGTAATCAGGAAGTATACACTGACTTAGTTTCGGGCCTAAAAGGGTATACTGATTCCATAAAAATAAGTGATGATGAATTTAAGTTAGTTGAAAATGAGAAGGCTGTGAAATGGATAGGGGATGCATTTGTTGAAGCTGACTTAAATAAAATGTTTCAAAGCCAGTTGCAAAAACAGATAGCCACAAAATTAGATGATGAGACCCGAATGAAATTGACTGAGATTAATAACCAATTGAAATCACTGATCTTTGATGCAACGTTTTCCTTGGATCTTCCGTTAAAAGTGGATAGTGAATTTGATCCAGCTAAGTTAGTTAAATACTGTGATGTTGGCTTTGTAAGTGCTTTAAATAGGGATCCATATGGTATAATAGAAACTGTATTAAAAACTGCTTCAGAATTAAAAGAGTCTAAAATATTAGTCTTAACTGGTGTACGAAATTATCTCAGTGTCAGCCAATTTAATGAATTGGTGAGGTTAATTAGTACCCTTGATTTGAACACTTTGTTTATTGAATTCTCAGAAATAGATAATCATGAAGAATTTGATGAATGCCGCTATTACTACGTTGATCAGGATTTTGTTGATTGGCGTTACTAA
- a CDS encoding GNAT family N-acetyltransferase, which yields MEVTVKEFSQLSNLELFQIYKLRTQVFVVEQLCAYQEVDDADLIAQHLQVLNEDQQLVSYLRIIPETDKTIVHIGRVVVDPRFRKHGYGRQLIVSGLQTIQRDMPQVTTVKIQAQAYLQTFYQSFGFKPVSEVYLDTGIPHLDMVLDL from the coding sequence ATGGAAGTCACAGTAAAAGAATTTTCCCAGCTATCCAACCTAGAATTGTTTCAAATCTACAAACTCCGTACCCAAGTTTTTGTAGTCGAACAATTATGTGCGTATCAAGAAGTTGACGACGCAGACTTGATTGCGCAACATTTACAAGTTTTAAATGAAGATCAGCAATTAGTGAGCTATTTACGAATAATTCCGGAAACGGACAAAACTATTGTTCATATTGGTCGTGTAGTTGTTGATCCGCGTTTCCGTAAACACGGATACGGTCGGCAATTAATTGTGAGTGGCCTACAAACTATTCAAAGAGATATGCCGCAGGTGACGACTGTGAAAATTCAGGCGCAGGCTTATCTGCAAACGTTCTATCAATCATTTGGTTTTAAGCCGGTGAGTGAGGTTTATCTAGACACGGGGATACCACATTTAGATATGGTTCTTGATTTGTAA
- a CDS encoding bifunctional metallophosphatase/5'-nucleotidase has translation MKIKILSTSDVHGYLYPTNYSDRKDHQDYGLLKCATKIKQIKAQADPDEWVITIENGDFIQGSPLTYYTAKKNEKWRSIYMQMTNAIGYDAGVLGNHEFNYGMAYLKQCEAKRSYPILGANLHEQDGIVDAPYKIIERNGLKVGIIGLTTQFIPHWELAEHIKNWQFESAVKAAKKWIPIMRKQADVVIAAYHGGFECDLATGEPNEQLTGENEGYQLLKEVSGIDALVTGHQHREIATICQGVPTTQPGEKGKFVGEIELQLDAHHKIQKRQTELLSVADVKPDSELVELTTKLQNEVEDWLDQPMGQVEGKMRVTDPMAARLNGHPYLSFINQVQMAATGADLSATALFNNDVGGYNPTVTMRNIVNSYVYPNTLAVLKITGADLKAALERCGSFFTRDEKGNVSVSAIFREPKIQYYNYDVYSGINYAFDLDKLVGERLIALSYHGKLVADDQNLEIVLNQYRAIGGGSYPMFGAGKIVREVQIDMTELISDYFVKHPVVTAIKEENIRIK, from the coding sequence ATGAAAATAAAAATTCTGTCAACTAGTGATGTTCACGGTTATCTTTACCCGACTAATTACAGTGATCGCAAGGATCACCAAGATTATGGTTTGTTAAAGTGTGCAACCAAAATCAAACAAATTAAAGCGCAGGCCGACCCTGATGAGTGGGTTATTACGATTGAAAATGGTGATTTTATTCAGGGATCACCGTTAACTTACTATACGGCGAAGAAAAATGAAAAATGGCGGTCGATTTATATGCAGATGACCAACGCGATTGGTTATGATGCGGGAGTTTTAGGAAATCATGAGTTCAATTATGGGATGGCTTATTTAAAGCAATGCGAGGCCAAACGTTCATATCCCATTTTGGGCGCCAATTTGCATGAACAAGATGGAATCGTTGATGCACCTTACAAAATTATAGAACGCAACGGCCTTAAAGTTGGTATCATCGGGTTAACGACCCAATTCATTCCGCATTGGGAATTAGCTGAGCATATTAAAAACTGGCAATTTGAATCAGCAGTCAAGGCTGCAAAAAAATGGATTCCAATCATGCGTAAACAGGCGGATGTTGTAATTGCGGCCTATCACGGCGGCTTTGAGTGTGACTTAGCAACAGGTGAGCCAAATGAACAACTTACTGGTGAAAATGAAGGCTACCAACTATTAAAGGAGGTTTCCGGAATTGATGCTTTAGTAACAGGCCATCAGCACCGAGAAATTGCGACCATCTGTCAGGGTGTCCCAACGACCCAACCTGGAGAAAAAGGAAAATTTGTGGGTGAGATTGAGTTACAGTTGGATGCGCATCATAAAATTCAGAAGCGGCAGACCGAGTTACTTTCTGTGGCAGATGTAAAGCCAGATTCAGAACTTGTTGAGTTAACGACTAAGCTGCAAAACGAGGTTGAGGATTGGTTAGATCAACCAATGGGCCAAGTTGAAGGCAAAATGCGAGTTACAGATCCGATGGCGGCTCGCTTAAATGGCCATCCTTATCTTAGCTTTATAAACCAAGTTCAGATGGCGGCTACTGGGGCGGACCTTTCTGCGACAGCGCTGTTTAATAATGATGTTGGTGGTTATAATCCAACGGTAACGATGCGTAATATTGTGAACAGTTATGTTTATCCAAATACACTGGCGGTTTTAAAAATTACGGGTGCAGATCTCAAAGCAGCTTTAGAACGGTGCGGGAGCTTTTTTACTCGTGATGAAAAAGGCAATGTATCAGTGTCGGCCATTTTTCGCGAGCCAAAAATTCAGTACTACAATTATGATGTGTACAGTGGAATTAATTATGCGTTTGATTTAGATAAACTAGTGGGAGAACGCTTAATTGCGCTAAGTTATCATGGAAAATTAGTTGCGGACGATCAAAATTTAGAAATTGTCTTGAATCAGTATCGCGCTATCGGTGGTGGTAGTTATCCAATGTTTGGTGCCGGAAAAATCGTGCGAGAAGTTCAGATCGATATGACGGAGCTGATTAGTGACTATTTTGTCAAACATCCTGTGGTAACGGCAATTAAAGAAGAAAATATCCGGATTAAATAA
- the phnC gene encoding phosphonate ABC transporter ATP-binding protein, whose protein sequence is MTEKPVIEFKQVSKKYPNGTVGLKNINLKIPQGEFLVIVGLSGAGKSTLMRTINRMHDISSGDILIDGESIVNLKGKGLRQLRRKIGMIFQNFNLVNRSSVQRNVLSGRVGYYSTWRSMLGLFSKADKQKAVEALQRVGLGEKLYTRADQLSGGQQQRVAIARAFMQDPKIVLADEPIASLDPLTTDSVMNDLKRLNEEFHITVIVNLHSVPLARKYADRIIGLRGGELIYDEPIEKVTEADLDAIYEPAVETKTVKSAEGTPSEVIS, encoded by the coding sequence ATGACAGAAAAACCAGTGATTGAATTTAAACAGGTTTCTAAAAAGTATCCAAACGGGACCGTTGGATTGAAGAATATTAATTTGAAGATACCCCAAGGCGAATTCCTAGTGATTGTGGGTCTTTCCGGTGCTGGAAAGAGTACTCTGATGCGAACAATTAATCGAATGCATGATATTTCCTCCGGTGACATCTTAATTGATGGAGAATCAATTGTGAATCTCAAAGGCAAAGGATTACGTCAATTACGGAGAAAAATTGGCATGATTTTTCAAAATTTTAACCTAGTGAATCGTTCAAGCGTGCAGCGCAACGTGCTTTCTGGGCGTGTAGGCTACTATTCTACCTGGAGAAGTATGCTGGGTCTGTTTTCAAAAGCTGACAAACAAAAAGCGGTGGAAGCCTTGCAGCGGGTCGGTTTAGGTGAAAAGCTTTATACAAGAGCAGATCAGCTTTCTGGTGGGCAACAACAACGAGTAGCAATCGCACGGGCCTTCATGCAGGATCCTAAAATTGTGTTGGCCGATGAGCCAATTGCATCGCTAGACCCTTTAACGACCGATTCTGTAATGAATGATTTGAAGCGGCTCAACGAAGAATTTCACATTACCGTGATTGTGAACCTGCATTCTGTTCCCCTTGCGCGAAAGTATGCGGATCGAATTATTGGTTTACGAGGCGGTGAGCTTATATACGATGAACCAATTGAAAAAGTTACTGAGGCTGATCTGGATGCAATTTATGAGCCAGCAGTAGAAACAAAAACGGTAAAATCGGCTGAAGGAACTCCTTCAGAGGTGATTTCATGA
- a CDS encoding CinA family protein, whose amino-acid sequence MNGKLVNYVINTLIEENLSITAAESLTGGLFQSEITTVPGSSAVFEGGFVTYSDEVKTQLLNVPQELIQRYGVVSYEVAVAMAQGAQKNMQTDFAISFTGAAGPTGLEGEDAGTAWIGVTYHGQTEAYKLRKPELERNAFREACCQFAFQQISDLLD is encoded by the coding sequence ATGAATGGAAAATTAGTCAATTATGTCATCAATACGTTAATTGAAGAGAATTTATCAATTACGGCCGCAGAAAGCCTAACTGGAGGATTATTTCAATCAGAAATCACCACCGTTCCCGGAAGTTCAGCAGTTTTTGAAGGTGGATTTGTAACCTATTCTGATGAAGTTAAAACGCAGTTACTAAACGTGCCTCAGGAGCTGATTCAGCGTTATGGCGTGGTTAGCTATGAAGTTGCGGTGGCCATGGCCCAAGGAGCGCAAAAAAATATGCAAACAGATTTCGCAATTTCATTTACCGGAGCAGCGGGCCCTACTGGTTTGGAAGGCGAAGATGCTGGAACAGCATGGATTGGCGTAACTTATCACGGCCAAACTGAAGCGTACAAGCTGCGAAAACCAGAGCTAGAACGCAATGCATTTCGCGAGGCATGCTGCCAATTCGCCTTTCAACAGATTAGTGATCTACTGGATTAG
- the phnE gene encoding phosphonate ABC transporter, permease protein PhnE — protein sequence MKNLTAINKATVHRNRYKLIFVLILVAILYIWSFAGISFSGIQDSAGEVTKSIIGGIFHPDWAYTYDGSGEDLVSLMLQTIAMAFLGTFISAILSVPFAFWAARTGSSKFHVRSTTGKLVLTLIRTFPEIVLAIMFIKAVGPGSFAGVLAVSIHSIGMLGKLFSESIENMDFGPSEALMSSGGNRLQTLTFATLPTVLPEFLSYTLYRFEIAVRSASILGMVGAGGIGTPLLFAIQTRHWSRVGIILVGIIVTVTLIDYISGSIRKRLV from the coding sequence ATGAAGAATTTGACGGCGATAAATAAGGCAACAGTTCATCGGAATCGCTATAAACTTATTTTTGTCCTAATTTTGGTGGCCATCCTTTATATTTGGAGTTTTGCTGGTATTTCGTTTAGTGGTATTCAAGATTCTGCTGGCGAAGTTACGAAATCGATTATTGGAGGCATTTTTCACCCGGACTGGGCATATACGTATGATGGTAGTGGTGAAGATTTAGTTAGTTTAATGCTCCAGACAATCGCGATGGCTTTTTTAGGAACTTTTATCTCTGCCATCTTAAGTGTGCCATTTGCTTTTTGGGCTGCTCGGACAGGTAGTTCTAAATTTCATGTGCGTTCAACGACTGGAAAATTAGTTTTGACTTTGATTCGGACATTTCCCGAAATTGTGCTCGCAATTATGTTCATAAAAGCTGTTGGGCCGGGTTCTTTTGCAGGAGTTTTGGCGGTAAGCATTCACTCGATTGGGATGTTAGGCAAGCTGTTTAGTGAATCTATTGAGAACATGGATTTTGGGCCAAGTGAAGCGTTAATGAGTAGTGGCGGAAATCGGCTTCAAACGTTGACATTTGCGACGCTGCCAACGGTGTTACCAGAATTTTTGTCATATACATTATATCGGTTTGAAATTGCTGTCCGTTCCGCTTCCATTTTAGGAATGGTCGGTGCTGGCGGAATTGGGACGCCGTTGTTATTTGCCATCCAAACTAGACATTGGTCGCGGGTTGGCATTATCCTTGTCGGGATCATTGTCACAGTTACCCTTATTGATTATATTTCAGGTTCTATTCGGAAACGGTTGGTGTAA